GGAACGCCGATCGATCCCGCCGAAGGTTACGGACACAGCGCCCCTTACATGCTCGATGTCGGACTGTCCTCCACGCTCCATTGCGCGCGATCCTGGGGCTTGATGCCGTCTTTCGACAAGCGCAGCCGCAAATCTCCCGACAGGGCGCCGGATGTGCATGCGTCGGCTGCGACAGACGATTTGCCGCCTGCACAAGGCAACGGGATCCAGAAAATCATCGAGGATGCGCTGCGGTCGGCGGGGTTGATGAAGTGACCGCCCGGATCGAACGGATGAAAATGTGGAAAGCGAACCACTAGTCGCTCGCCTTCTCCGGCACATCGGGATTCTGCTCCGCCCTGTCGCGGTGTAGTGCTGCACGCGCCAGCAGCATGAAAGTCACCGGCGTGGTCACCGTCACGAAAAGGCCGATAAGGATTTCGTGCAGCACCAGACGGTCGGCGGTGACCGAGAAATACAGGATGGAGGCGAGCATGATGGCGCCGACACCCCAGCTGGTGCCGAGCGTGGGGGCATGCAGCCGCTCATAGAAGCTTGGCAGCCGCAGAAAGCCGATCGTCCCGATCAGGTTCAGGGCGGCGCCCAGCAGCAGGAAGATCGACACTACGATGGCCGCCCAGAGCGGCATGTCGGAAACAGGCTGCATCATTCGATCACCTCGCCACGCATCAGGAATTTTGCCAAGGCGACCGTCGCTACGAAGCCCAGCAGGCCAATCACCAGCGCCGCCTCGAAATAGATGGTGCGGCCCGTGCCGATGCCGAACGTCACCAGCAGAAGCATGGCGCAGATATAGATCGTGTCGAGAGCGATGATGCGGTCCTGCGCCCGCGGGCCGATGAAGATCCGCACGGATGCCAGGGCCATGGCCAGCGCCAGCATGAGCTGGGCCAGCGAGATGGCGGTGAACAGAATGATCGCACTCATGCGAAGATCTCCATCAACAAGACCTCGTAACGTTGCTTGATGGTCGCGGTCCATTGCTCCTGGTCAACGAGATCGAGGACATGGATCAGCACTGTCTTGTCGCGGCTGTCATATTCGAGCCAGGCGGAGCCGGGCGTGCTGGTGAGGATGACCGCGAGAATGGCGAGTGCCGTCGGATCCTCGATCTTCAAGGGCAAAAGCAGGAAACCGGATGTATGGCGGCGGCGCTTCCCCTTCAGGATCAGGACGGCGACGGCAAGATTGGACCGGGCGATGTCGAGGAAGACGATCACGAAAAGCTTGGGCAGAAGATACCATTTCTTCAGCCTGGGCTTGTCTGGCCTCAGGGCCGCCTGCGCCCAGCCGGCGAAGACGGCCACCATGGAGCCGAGGACGACATGGCCGAGGCTGATGCCGCTGAGCAGCAGCCACAGGATCAGCAGGCAGGCGGAGAGGATGGGATAAGGCAGCATCATCAGCTTCCTCTTCCGGCGGTGTCAGGCGTCTCGGCCGGCGTCCAGCCTTCGACGATCGTCGCGTTGCGGACGGCATCGATATAGGTAGCAGGCGAGGACAAGGTGCGGATGGTGGTATCCATGTAGCGCATGGCGGGTCCTGCCTGGATGGTGAGCGCAAGCGTCAACAGCAGGAGGAACATGATCGGTACGAGCTCGATGACCAGCACCCGTGGAACGGTGCCCTCCAGCGAACTCCAGAAGGTGCGGATGCCTGCGCGCGTCATGGCGATCAGCGCCGCGACCCCGGACAGGATGACCAGCACGATCAGCGTCCAGGTCGCCGCATCGGGCGGCGTGCCGATCGCGCCGGTGCCCATCATGGCCGACAGCATTGCGAACTTGCTGATAAAACCGGAAAGCGGTGGCAGGCCGGAGAGAAGAATGCCGCAGGCGGCAAAGCAGGCACCGAGAACGGCCATAGTGCCGGGCATCGTCACGCCATCCTCCTGTTCGAGCGGCTCATCCTCGCCCTCGCCATAGGCTTCCATGGTGACGGCAATGACATTGGCGCCGGCATCCTGGCCGCGCTCGACAAGCTCGATCAGCATGAAGAATGCGCTGAGCGTCAGCGTCGAGCTGACGAGATAGAGAAGCGCGCCCGAGGAGATGACACCCTGATTGATGCCCAGCACCATCAGCATGGTTCCCGAGGAGACGAGCACCGAATAGCCGGCGAGCCGCCCCAGCGCCTGCGAGGCAAGAACGCCGACGGTGCCGAAGACAAGCGTGACGATGCCGCCGAAGAGGAGCACTGTTGAGCCGAAGCCGGCCAGCGTGCCTTCGCCGAAAAGGAGCATTGTCAGGCGCAGGATCACATAGATGCCGAGCTTGCTCAGAAGCGCGAATATGCCGGCAACCGGCGCGGCGGCAACGCTGTAGGCGGTCGGCAGCCAGAAACACAGGGGCCACATGCCGGCCTTGATCAGGAAGGCGACGCCGAGAACGCCGAAGCCGGCCTCCATCAGCATGCTGCGGTCCGGCTCGATCTGCGGTATGCGCGCCGCAAGATCGGCCATGTTGAGCGTGCCGGCCGTGCCGTAGATCAGGCTCACGCCAATCAGGAAGAACAAGGCCGCCACGAGGTTGATCGCGATGTAATGCATCCCCGCCTTGACGCGCGCCGGGCCGGAGCCGTGCAGCATGAGGCCGTAGGAGGCCGCCAGCATGACCTCGAAGAAGACGAAGAGATTGAAGAGGTCGCCGGTGAGGAAGGCCCCGTTGAGGCCGACCAGCAGCAGCTGGAACATGCTGTGGAAATGGGCGCCGACGGCATGCCAGCGCGCCAGAGAAAAGATCAATGTCGCAATGGCCAGCAGGCCCGCCAGCAGTAGCATCAGCGCCGAAAGCGGATCGAGCACCAGCACGATGCCGAAGGGCGCCGCCCAGTTGCCGAGCAGGTAGACGCCATCGAAGCTGTTGGGCGCGCTTTCGATGCGAAACAGCACGATTGCGATCGCAAGCAGGATCAGGCTCGAGAACAGGCTGATCAGCGCCTTCAGCGTGCGCTTGCGCTCGTCGAAGAAGAGCAGCAGCGCGGCTGTCGCCATCGGCAGCAGGATGGGCGCGATGATGAGATGATGGCTCCATTCGATCATGTGGTTTCGTTCCTCCCGTCCACATGATCGTTGCCGGTCAGGCCGCGCGAGGCCAGGAGCACGACGAGGAAGAGCGCCGTCGTGGCAAAGCCGATGACGATGGCGGTCAGCACCAGCGCCTGCGGCACAGGATCGGAGAGGGTCGATGGGTCGATCCCATCTTCGAGGATCGGCGGCCTGTTGCTCTTGACGCCGCCGACCCCGAAGATGAACAGGTTGACGGCGTAGGAGAGGAGCGACAATCCGACGATGACCTGATAGGTGCGCGGACGCAGGACCAGCCAGACGCCGCAGCTGGTCATAATGCCGATGGCAATGGACAGAACGAGTTCCATCAGCCTTCCTCCGCTCGTGAGGCATCAATGGCGCGCAGCCGGTTGATGCGGATAGACTGGTGGGCAAGCGCCACCAGGATGAGGACGGTCGATCCGACCACCAGGAGGAAGACGCCCAGATCGAAGAGAAGTGCCGTGGCAGCCGGGACCTTGCCGATCAATGGCAGATCGAGATAGCGCGTGTGCGAGGTGAGGAAGGGATAGCCCAGGACCCAGGCGCCGATACCGGTCGCCGTTGCCACCAAAAGCCCCGCGCCCATCCAGCGCAGCGGCAGGATGCGGATCCGGTCCTCCGCCCAGCGGGTGCCGCCGGCGAGATATTGCAGGAGAAATGCGATCGACAGGGTCAGGCCGGCCGAGAAGCCGCCGCCGGGCATGTCATGGCCGCGCATGAAGAGATAGACCGAAACGGTGAGGATGACGGGAAACAGCCATTGCATGATGACCGAGGGGATCAGGAGATAGTCCTTCACCGTATCGCCCGGCCGGCGTTCCGGCTGTTCCTCGTCGAAGCGGTTCTGGATCCGTTGCTGCTCCGGCATGTCAACGCTATCCGGCGCCGGGCGGAAGCGGCGCAGAAGGGCATAGACCGTGAGGGCCACCACGCCCAGCACGGCAATTTCGCCAAGCGTGTCGAAGCCGCGGAAATCGACCAGAATGACATTGACGACATTGCGCCCGCCGCCCTCCTGATAGGCATTGTCGAGGAAATAGGTGGCGATGGCATCGGGAACCGGCATGGTCATCACGGCAAAGGCGATGAAGGACATGCCGATACCGCAGGCGATCGCCAGAAGCAGGTCGCGAAACCGGCGGAACCGGCTGCGCAGCGTAATCACCGCGCCCAGATCCACATTGCGCTTGGGCAGCCAGCGGAGGCCGAGAAGGATGAGTACGGTGGTGACGATCTCGACCAGCAATTGCGTGATCGCAAGATCCGGCGCCGACAGCCAGACGAAGGTGACGCAGACGACCAGTCCGACGCCGCCCAGCATCACCAGGGCCGCCAGCCTGTGATATTTGGCGTAGAATGCGGCGCCGAGCGCAAGGCTTGCGCCGATGACCCACAGGACCGCAAAGGCCGGATCGACCCCGGAAAAGGCAAAGGGCCGCGGCTCGAACCCGGACAGATAGAGCGGCATCAGGCCGGCGAAGAAGCCGGATG
The sequence above is a segment of the Rhizobium sp. SSA_523 genome. Coding sequences within it:
- the mnhG gene encoding monovalent cation/H(+) antiporter subunit G — encoded protein: MQPVSDMPLWAAIVVSIFLLLGAALNLIGTIGFLRLPSFYERLHAPTLGTSWGVGAIMLASILYFSVTADRLVLHEILIGLFVTVTTPVTFMLLARAALHRDRAEQNPDVPEKASD
- a CDS encoding Na+/H+ antiporter subunit E, with amino-acid sequence MLPYPILSACLLILWLLLSGISLGHVVLGSMVAVFAGWAQAALRPDKPRLKKWYLLPKLFVIVFLDIARSNLAVAVLILKGKRRRHTSGFLLLPLKIEDPTALAILAVILTSTPGSAWLEYDSRDKTVLIHVLDLVDQEQWTATIKQRYEVLLMEIFA
- a CDS encoding monovalent cation/H+ antiporter subunit D, yielding MIEWSHHLIIAPILLPMATAALLLFFDERKRTLKALISLFSSLILLAIAIVLFRIESAPNSFDGVYLLGNWAAPFGIVLVLDPLSALMLLLAGLLAIATLIFSLARWHAVGAHFHSMFQLLLVGLNGAFLTGDLFNLFVFFEVMLAASYGLMLHGSGPARVKAGMHYIAINLVAALFFLIGVSLIYGTAGTLNMADLAARIPQIEPDRSMLMEAGFGVLGVAFLIKAGMWPLCFWLPTAYSVAAAPVAGIFALLSKLGIYVILRLTMLLFGEGTLAGFGSTVLLFGGIVTLVFGTVGVLASQALGRLAGYSVLVSSGTMLMVLGINQGVISSGALLYLVSSTLTLSAFFMLIELVERGQDAGANVIAVTMEAYGEGEDEPLEQEDGVTMPGTMAVLGACFAACGILLSGLPPLSGFISKFAMLSAMMGTGAIGTPPDAATWTLIVLVILSGVAALIAMTRAGIRTFWSSLEGTVPRVLVIELVPIMFLLLLTLALTIQAGPAMRYMDTTIRTLSSPATYIDAVRNATIVEGWTPAETPDTAGRGS
- a CDS encoding K+/H+ antiporter subunit F, whose amino-acid sequence is MSAIILFTAISLAQLMLALAMALASVRIFIGPRAQDRIIALDTIYICAMLLLVTFGIGTGRTIYFEAALVIGLLGFVATVALAKFLMRGEVIE
- a CDS encoding Na+/H+ antiporter subunit C, with product MELVLSIAIGIMTSCGVWLVLRPRTYQVIVGLSLLSYAVNLFIFGVGGVKSNRPPILEDGIDPSTLSDPVPQALVLTAIVIGFATTALFLVVLLASRGLTGNDHVDGRNETT